The Microcebus murinus isolate Inina chromosome 4, M.murinus_Inina_mat1.0, whole genome shotgun sequence genome has a segment encoding these proteins:
- the APLNR gene encoding apelin receptor, translated as MEEGGDFDNYYGADNQSECEYTDWKSSGALIPAIYILVFLLGTTGNGLVLWTVFRSSREKRRSADIFIASLAVADLTFVVTLPLWATYTYRDYDWPFGTFSCKLSSYLIFVNMYASVFCLTGLSFDRYLAIVRPVANARLRLRVSGAVATAVLWVLAALLAMPVMVFRSTGDLENSTKVQCYMDYSMVATSSSEWAWEVGLGVSSTAVGFVVPFTIMLTCYFFIAQTIAGHFRKERIEGLRKRRRLLSIIVVLVVTFALCWMPYHLVKTLYMLGSLLHWPCDFDLFLMNVFPYCTCISYVNSCLNPFLYAFFDPRFRQACTSVLCWGQTRCGGSPHSSSGEKSASYSSGHSQGPGPNMGKGGEQEHEKSIPYSQETLVVD; from the coding sequence ATGGAGGAAGGTGGCGATTTCGACAACTACTACGGGGCGGACAACCAGTCTGAGTGTGAGTACACGGACTGGAAGTCCTCGGGGGCCCTCATCCCCGCCATCTACATCTTGGTCTTCCTCCTGGGCACCACGGGCAACGGTCTGGTGCTCTGGACTGTGTTTCGGAGCAGCCGGGAGAAGAGGCGCTCGGCTGACATCTTCATCGCCAGCCTGGCGGTGGCCGACCTGACCTTCGTTGTGACCTTGCCCCTGTGGGCCACCTACACCTACCGGGACTACGACTGGCCCTTCGGGACCTTCTCGTGCAAGCTCAGCAGCTATCTCATCTTCGTCAACATGTACGCCAGCGTCTTCTGCCTCACGGGCCTCAGCTTCGACCGCTACCTGGCCATCGTGAGGCCCGTGGCCAACGCGCGGCTGAGGCTGCGGGTCAGCGGGGCCGTGGCCACCGCGGTGCTGTGGGTGCTGGCCGCCCTCCTGGCCATGCCCGTCATGGTGTTCCGCTCCACCGGGGACCTGGAGAACAGCACCAAGGTGCAGTGCTACATGGACTACTCCATGGTGGCGACCTCCAGCTCAGAGTGGGCCTGGGAGGTGGGCCTGGGGGTCTCGTCCACCGCCGTGGGCTTTGTGGTGCCCTTCACCATCATGCTGACCTGCTACTTCTTCATCGCCCAGACCATCGCCGGCCACTTCCGCAAGGAGCGCATCGAGGGCCTGCGGAAGCGGCGCCGGCTGCTCAGCATCATCGTGGTGCTGGTGGTGACCTTCGCCCTGTGCTGGATGCCCTACCACCTGGTGAAGACGCTCTACATGCTGGGCAGCCTGCTGCACTGGCCCTGCGACTTCGACCTCTTCCTCATGAACGTCTTCCCCTACTGCACCTGCATCAGCTACGTCAACAGCTGCCTCAACCCCTTCCTCTACGCCTTCTTCGACCCCCGCTTCCGCCAGGCCTGCACCTCCGTGCTCTGCTGGGGCCAGACCCGGTGCGGGGGCTCCCCCCACAGCAGCAGTGGGGAGAAGTCGGCCAGCTACTCTTCGGGGCACAGCCAGGGGCCCGGCCCCAACATGGGAAAGGGCGGGGAGCAGGAGCACGAGAAATCCATCCCCTACAGCCAGGAGACCCTGGTGGTCGACTAG